In a genomic window of Brucella anthropi ATCC 49188:
- a CDS encoding metallophosphoesterase family protein: MATLKIIHTADWQLGKPFGRFPQEVRSALAEARLDAIDRLGAAAISSGATHIVVAGDVFDNVEPGDRIVTQMLSRMQRASVTWWLMPGNHDHARAGGLWSRLRGRAPASVRIVDTPEPIEMEQGAWLLPAPLEHRKTVSDPSAAMVDMTTPPGALRIGLAHGSITEFGATGESSNLIPPDRAKSAGLDYLALGDWHGFLTVGDRTAYSGTPEIDRFGRDEPGGCIGVSLRSNETPELQRIETGRYRWMSRRWSMENMEDLDRELAALRSEARLSDVLLSLHLVGVVSLADRVTMTSAVQDCLAHELRHLELDADGLTARPTAEDVAQIDVQGALAGATATLQARATGSGSDAQIAAAALERLYVEAMRFDAEVAR; this comes from the coding sequence GTGGCGACGCTCAAGATCATCCATACGGCTGACTGGCAGCTCGGAAAGCCGTTCGGGCGCTTTCCGCAGGAGGTGCGTAGTGCGTTGGCTGAGGCTCGCCTCGATGCCATCGATCGCCTCGGTGCTGCGGCAATATCCAGCGGTGCCACGCACATCGTCGTCGCCGGTGATGTGTTCGACAACGTCGAACCCGGCGACCGCATCGTCACGCAGATGCTGTCACGTATGCAGCGGGCGTCGGTCACCTGGTGGCTGATGCCGGGCAACCACGATCATGCGCGAGCCGGTGGACTCTGGAGCAGGCTGCGCGGGCGTGCGCCTGCCTCAGTCCGGATCGTGGACACTCCCGAGCCTATTGAGATGGAGCAGGGTGCTTGGCTTCTGCCGGCGCCCCTGGAGCACCGGAAGACGGTGTCCGATCCTTCCGCGGCGATGGTCGATATGACGACGCCGCCGGGGGCACTCCGCATCGGTCTCGCACATGGCTCCATCACAGAGTTTGGCGCCACCGGAGAGAGCTCCAATCTGATCCCGCCGGATCGCGCCAAGTCCGCGGGCCTTGACTACCTCGCGCTCGGGGACTGGCATGGCTTTTTGACGGTTGGCGACCGGACCGCTTACAGCGGGACCCCTGAAATTGACCGGTTCGGGCGCGATGAGCCGGGCGGCTGCATCGGCGTGAGCCTGCGATCCAACGAAACGCCCGAGCTGCAGCGGATCGAGACCGGTCGATATCGCTGGATGTCGCGCCGCTGGAGTATGGAGAACATGGAAGACTTGGACCGTGAACTCGCCGCGCTCCGCAGCGAGGCGCGTTTGTCGGACGTGCTCCTTTCGCTCCATCTCGTCGGTGTGGTGAGTCTCGCCGACCGCGTCACGATGACGTCGGCCGTCCAGGACTGTCTGGCGCACGAACTGCGGCATTTGGAACTCGACGCGGATGGCCTGACCGCGCGTCCGACGGCAGAGGACGTCGCCCAAATCGATGTCCAAGGTGCGCTCGCCGGGGCGACTGCTACCCTACAGGCCAGGGCTACCGGATCGGGTTCCGATGCCCAGATCGCCGCCGCGGCGCTGGAGCGTCTCTATGTCGAGGCGATGCGATTCGATGCGGAGGTTGCGCGATGA
- a CDS encoding AAA family ATPase, whose product MILKSLEVENFRKFREPLRIDGFTDGLNIVVEPNETGKSTLLEALRAAFFIRYSAKTELVRSYVPTGDDVAPRVTVGFGLNGQTWRLEKQFMKSPSVRLTGASGRRESDAAEEALQELLGFERGNNRGSDPETRGPLGMLWVEQATALSVESPNRIVRDTVRGVLEAEVGAVTGGRRFDAIRASIEAAYSALRTSATGKSRGDLAVAEARVSTATAARQAAETNFHEYENTLTELDAARSRLRIIERDLVDPEAAEQRKKLEADQKVAETASLRSTAAEAQFGRADEVAKTASSRIERLDAAEARVGSAGTYLEEKARLRDEAKAEAARAGEEEKSLRAALDEARAEREKHEEALSSARARLRGFANAAGARRAIDARKALAELEERERALVDDSAGAVDSDDLEEITELELAAIQARARFEAGAVKVEVELGAGASLRIDGLTTDVTSVDVLKTTKFELGDAGSLVVRPPQGSGQSIEADLAAATEELASALRSLGIKSHAEGVARNERASAAKRELKALRTQIASACPGDPTIGLAPGADALRAFVAELGDIADVVAPTDNVDTLEKAVVDAKLAEAAASGKREDGRTALSKAESTLATAEADYSAAIRESEAAAEDLRNLLEIGDRETLEAARGEAQRERAAKFEALEKARESATSFDADAIRRRIVNLDRAASRAGEERLELTARIASLESTIVREGTNGPAGRLAETREEEEAAIAACDRLRHEADMLEVLREALSDAANEASRTFLAPVTARASRYIQQLLPGCDLSFNEELGLTGLTRAGIDESCGDLSRGTQEQLAILTRLAFADLLLEDGAPISLILDDPLVYSDDARLETMTDILQDASKRMQVILLTCRSKAFRHVEANRITLR is encoded by the coding sequence ATGATCCTCAAATCCCTGGAGGTCGAGAACTTCCGCAAGTTCCGCGAACCGCTACGCATCGACGGCTTCACCGACGGTTTGAACATCGTAGTCGAGCCGAACGAGACGGGCAAATCTACCCTATTGGAGGCCCTGCGTGCGGCCTTCTTCATCCGCTACTCCGCCAAGACCGAACTCGTCCGTTCCTATGTCCCGACTGGTGATGACGTGGCGCCCCGTGTCACTGTCGGCTTCGGCCTCAACGGGCAGACTTGGAGGCTCGAGAAGCAGTTCATGAAGTCTCCCTCCGTGCGACTTACCGGCGCGAGCGGGCGACGAGAGAGCGATGCGGCCGAAGAAGCGCTGCAGGAGCTGCTCGGATTCGAGCGGGGCAACAACCGGGGCAGCGATCCCGAAACGCGCGGGCCCCTTGGCATGCTCTGGGTCGAGCAGGCGACGGCACTCTCCGTGGAGAGTCCAAACCGCATCGTGCGCGATACCGTTCGGGGAGTGCTCGAGGCGGAAGTCGGCGCGGTGACGGGTGGTCGACGCTTTGACGCGATCCGGGCCAGCATCGAAGCGGCATATTCAGCGCTGCGCACATCGGCGACGGGCAAGTCGCGCGGCGACTTAGCGGTGGCAGAGGCTCGCGTGTCCACGGCGACGGCTGCCCGCCAGGCGGCCGAGACCAACTTCCATGAATACGAGAACACTCTCACCGAGTTGGACGCGGCGAGGTCACGGCTTAGGATTATCGAGCGTGATCTCGTCGACCCAGAGGCGGCGGAGCAGCGAAAAAAGCTCGAGGCGGACCAGAAGGTCGCGGAGACCGCCTCTCTGCGGTCGACTGCGGCGGAGGCGCAATTCGGACGCGCCGACGAGGTCGCGAAGACGGCTTCGTCGAGGATCGAGCGATTGGACGCAGCCGAGGCTCGCGTCGGATCCGCCGGCACATACCTCGAAGAGAAGGCTCGTCTGCGGGACGAAGCCAAGGCTGAGGCTGCTCGTGCCGGTGAGGAGGAAAAATCACTCCGCGCCGCGCTCGACGAGGCTCGCGCGGAAAGGGAGAAACACGAGGAGGCACTGTCCTCCGCACGCGCGCGATTGCGCGGGTTCGCTAATGCCGCGGGCGCTCGTCGCGCGATCGATGCGCGAAAAGCTCTAGCCGAGCTAGAGGAGCGTGAGCGTGCGCTGGTTGATGACTCCGCCGGGGCCGTCGATAGTGACGACCTTGAGGAGATTACCGAACTCGAGCTTGCCGCCATCCAGGCACGCGCCCGGTTCGAAGCAGGCGCTGTGAAGGTAGAAGTCGAACTCGGGGCGGGCGCATCTTTGAGGATTGACGGGTTGACGACCGACGTCACCAGCGTTGACGTCCTCAAGACCACCAAGTTCGAGTTGGGTGATGCGGGCAGCCTAGTCGTGCGCCCGCCGCAGGGTTCGGGTCAGTCCATTGAGGCCGATCTTGCAGCGGCGACGGAAGAACTCGCTTCCGCCTTGCGGTCGCTCGGCATCAAGTCGCATGCGGAGGGCGTGGCCCGGAACGAACGGGCCTCCGCTGCCAAGCGCGAGTTGAAGGCGCTCCGGACACAGATCGCCTCGGCATGTCCTGGAGATCCGACAATCGGGTTGGCGCCCGGGGCAGATGCCCTGCGCGCCTTCGTGGCCGAGCTGGGCGACATCGCCGACGTTGTCGCCCCAACCGACAATGTCGACACGCTGGAGAAGGCGGTGGTCGACGCCAAGCTCGCCGAGGCTGCCGCATCCGGAAAGCGCGAAGACGGGAGGACGGCTCTGTCGAAGGCGGAGAGTACGCTCGCAACGGCCGAAGCCGATTATTCCGCAGCCATCCGCGAATCCGAGGCTGCGGCTGAAGATCTCCGGAACCTCCTAGAGATCGGGGATCGGGAAACGCTCGAAGCGGCGCGCGGTGAGGCTCAGCGGGAGCGTGCCGCGAAGTTCGAAGCTCTCGAGAAGGCGCGCGAAAGCGCCACGTCTTTCGACGCCGACGCTATCCGACGCCGCATTGTGAACCTCGATCGTGCCGCCAGCCGGGCCGGCGAGGAACGACTTGAACTGACCGCCCGGATCGCGTCGCTCGAATCCACGATCGTTAGGGAAGGGACAAACGGGCCTGCCGGTCGCCTTGCCGAAACGCGGGAGGAAGAGGAGGCCGCGATCGCCGCTTGCGATCGTTTGCGGCATGAGGCCGACATGCTTGAGGTGCTCCGCGAGGCGCTGTCGGATGCCGCGAATGAAGCGTCGAGGACATTCCTCGCACCCGTCACGGCTCGGGCTAGTCGATACATCCAGCAGCTTCTTCCCGGATGTGATCTGTCATTCAACGAGGAGCTCGGGCTGACCGGCCTCACGAGGGCGGGGATCGATGAATCCTGTGGTGATCTCAGTCG